A single genomic interval of Nerophis lumbriciformis linkage group LG17, RoL_Nlum_v2.1, whole genome shotgun sequence harbors:
- the ttc36 gene encoding tetratricopeptide repeat protein 36 codes for MLPHSVRELQADWVIFWVLMMASAHDRAVLQAIFSPNSPFEDVPHLEVDQDLMDEDILFDADKLREVKDLEGRGVSAAEDGHLQEALDIFSQAIQVLPQRPSAYNNRAQTLRLLGNTAGALEDLERAMSLSTGAGVTSRQALVQRGLVHRLRGQEDLALADFQKAAALGSDFARRQVVRMNPYAALCNSMLTQVVQSLRNPQVSAPDL; via the exons ATGTTGCCTCACAGTGTGAGGGAGCTGCAGGCTGACTGGGTGATCTTCTGGGTGCTCATGATGGCGTCAGCACACGACAGAGCGGTCCTGCAGGCCATCTTCAGCCCTAACAGTCCCTTTGAAGATGTCCCGCACCTGGAAGTGGACCAGGACTTGATGGATGAAG ACATTTTGTTTGACGCGGACAAGCTGAGGGAAGTCAAGGACTTGGAAGGACGCGGCGTGTCAGCGGCCGAGGATGGACACTTGCAGGAAGCCCTTGACATCTTCTCTCAGGCCATCCAAGTTCTACCTCAGCGCCCGTCCGCCTACAACAACCGAGCTCAGACCTTACGACTCCTGGGCAACACGGCGG GTGCGCTGGAGGACTTGGAGCGAGCCATGTCTCTGAGCACAGGTGCAGGTGTGACTTCCCGCCAGGCGCTGGTCCAGAGGGGTCTGGTCCACAGGTTGCGGGGTCAGGAGGACTTGGCTCTGGCAGACTTCCAGAAGGCGGCGGCGCTGGGCAGCGACTTTGCCCGCCGGCAGGTGGTGCGCATGAATCCTTACGCCGCGCTCTGCAACTCTATGCTGACACAGGTGGTCCAGTCCTTGCGCAACCCTCAGGTGTCTGCCCCTGACCTTTGA
- the LOC133614825 gene encoding uncharacterized protein: MSSNTPHNAHHDRSGMSDVIRYFARRELVTTCMTQFNDQPESYSAWQQSFQNAVRGLHLTCSEEMDLLVKWLGKESGEHAKRIRAVNTSQPQRGLQMIWDRLDACYGAPEVVEEALFQRISNFPKITYKDYAKLHELSDLLMELQAAKTDGTLPGLHYLDTARGISPLVHKLPSSLQEKWLSVGSDYKERCRVSFPPFEVFVDFIFHQAKIRNDPSFNFAVQADIAMTDKTFRTTKPKEISVHKMDVSPTEHSDEAENPERHCPIHKKPHLLRKCRAFRDKPIEERKAFLREHKICFKCCTSSKHMARDCKYTATCTECGSEKHNSALHPGPAPQTEEPYPSSKHGGEPTSSEVASSCTTVCGGDQSDRSCSKICLVKIYPVNRQEKAIKVYAIIDEHSNRSLARSEFFDTFKVQGSPSPYSLRTCSGVTETMGRRATGYQIESMDGKVSLPLPSLVECNDIPNNRSEIPTPNAASNHPHLKSIAQFIPELEQSTPILLLLGRDIIAAHKVRKQLNGPRDAPYAQKLDLGWVIVGNVCLGGVYKPDSVNAFYTQTAECKRPSIFQPCPNTLQVKERCSQFQYKDYPKIQTTGIPTCSREAEELGSTVFQQTRDDDKVSPSIEDISFLKIMRNNLKKDKNNSWVAPLPFKSLRRRLPDNKLRGPHQTQKMADLPEDRLSTEPPFTNVGLDVFGPWAVSSRRTRGGFAQSKRWAVLFTCMSVRAVHIEVIESLDTSSFINALRRFLAVRGPVKLIRSDRGTNFVSACKELKISSNIINASVEKYLLDQGCEWKFNAPHASHMGGSWERMIGVARRILDSMFLQLGASRLTHEALTTLMAEVAAIINARPLIPVSTDPDDPLILTPATLLTQKVSIPSAPVGDWIKDLHKSQWRQVQHLAQTFWSRWKKQYLASLQPRRKWMASTPDLQLGSIVLLKDNQLARNEWPLGLITQVFPSKDGKVRQVEIKVYRKDGTKLFLRPISETVLLLAPD; the protein is encoded by the coding sequence ATGTCCAGTAACACTCCTCATAATGCTCATCATGACAGATCAGGTATGAGTGATGTCATCAGATATTTCGCTCGACGTGAACTGGTTACTACATGTATGACCCAATTCAACGACCAGCCGGAGAGTTACAGCGCTTGGCAACAGTCCTTTCAAAACGCAGTAAGAGGACTTCATCTAACATGCAGCGAGGAAATGGATTTGCTGGTCAAGTGGCTTGGGAAAGAgtcaggagaacatgcaaaacgTATTCGAGCTGTCAACACTAGCCAACCTCAAAGAGGACTTCAGATGATATGGGACAGACTGGACGCATGCTACGGAGCCCCTGAAGTTGTCGAAGAGGCACTCTTCCAACGCATCAGCAACTTCCCCAAAATCACCTACAAAGACTATGCAAAACTTCATGAGCTCAGTGACCTTCTTATGGAACTGCAGGCGGCCAAGACAGATGGAACTCTTCCCGGCCTTCACTACCTCGACACAGCCAGAGGAATAAGTCCTCTTGTCCATAAGTTGCCCTCTAGTCTGCAAGAGAAATGGCTGTCTGTTGGGTCCGATTACAAAGAACGTTGTCGAGTCTCATTCCCTCCCTTTGAAGTATTTGTGGACTTTATTTTCCATCAGGCTAAAATCAGAAATGACCCTAGTTTCAACTTTGCTGTTCAAGCTGACATTGCAATGACGGACAAGACCTTTAGAACAACCAAACCAAAAGAAATATCAGTCCACAAGATGGACGTCTCTCCTACAGAACACAGTGATGAAGCTGAGAACCCCGAACGTCACTGCCCAATTCATAAAAAACCCCACCTTCTGAGGAAATGTCGAGCTTTCCGAGATAAACCCATAGAAGAAAGGAAAGCATTCCTCAGAGAACACAAGATCTGCTTTAAATGTTGCACATCTTCAAAACACATGGCTAGAGACTGCAAGTATACGGCCACATGCACTGAATGTGGGAGTGAGAAACATAACTCTGCTCTTCATCCAGGACCAGCACCACAGACAGAGGAGCCATACCCCTCTTCAAAGCATGGCGGGGAGCCAACATCTTCAGAAGTTGCCAGCAGCTGCACTACAGTCTGTGGTGGTGATCAAAGCGACAGGTCATGTTCTAAAATCTGTTTGGTTAAAATCTACCCCGTCAACCGTCAAGAGAAGGCAATAAAGGTCTACGCTATCATTGACGAACACAGCAACAGATCCTTGGCCCGGTCTGAGTTCTTCGACACCTTCAAAGTGCAAGGATCCCCCTCTCCATACTCTCTCCGAACCTGTTCGGGAGTAACAGAAACCATGGGGAGAAGAGCTACAGGTTACCAGATCGAATCCATGGACGGGAAAGTCAGTCTTCCTCTACCAAGTCTGGTTGAATGCAACGACATCCCTAACAATAGATCAGAGATCCCAACTCCCAATGCTGCATCTAATCACCCCCACCTGAAGTCTATTGCTCAATTCATCCCAGAGCTCGAACAGAGTACACCCATTCTGCTTCTCCTAGGGCGAGACATTATCGCAGCCCACAAAGTTCGCAAACAGTTGAACGGCCCTCGAGATGCTCCTTATGCACAGAAACTCGACCTGGGATGGGTAATAGTTGGTAATGTCTGCTTGGGAGGTGTGTACAAGCCAGACAGTGTAAATGCCTTCTATACCCAGACAGCAGAATGCAAACGCCCCTCCATCTTTCAACCATGCCCAAACACCCTGCAGGTGAAAGAGAGGTGCAGTCAGTTTCAGTACAAAGACTATCCTAAGATACAGACAACAGGGATTCCTACATGCAGTCGAGAAGCTGAGGAGTTGGGCTCCACAGTGTTTCAACAGACAAGGGATGATGACAAAGTTTCTCCATCAATTGAGGACATTTCTTTCTTGAAAATCATGAGAAACAATttaaagaaagataaaaacaacagcTGGGTAGCTCCGCTGCCTTTCAAGTCACTAAGGCGCCGTCTCCCCGATAATAAACTACGAGGCCCCCATCAGACACAGAAGATGGCCGACCTTCCGGAAGATCGCCTCTCTACTGAACCTCCATTCACAAATGTTGGCTTGGATGTGTTCGGACCGTGGGCTGTGTCTTCACGACGTACAAGAGGTGGCTTTGCTCAGAGTAAACGGTGGGCAGTGTTATTTACCTGCATGAGTGTTCGAGCTGTCCACATCGAGGTAATAGAATCTCTCGACACGTCAAGCTTCATCAACGCTCTTCGGCGTTTCCTTGCTGTTAGGGGCCCTGTGAAGCTTATTCGTTCAGACCGAGGAACTAACTTTGTCAGCGCGTGTAAAGAGCTGAAGATCTCCTCAAACATCATTAATGCTTCGGTCGAGAAGTATCTCTTGGATCAAGGATGTGAATGGAAGTTCAACGCTCCTCACGCCTCTCATATGGGTGGTTCATGGGAGAGGATGATTGGAGTAGCACGAAGGATTCTGGACTCCATGTTCCTCCAGCTGGGAGCTTCACGACTCACTCACGAAGCACTCACTACACTGATGGCAGAGGTTGCTGCAATCATTAATGCCAGACCTCTGATCCCAGTGTCGACTGACCCGGACGACCCCCTCATCCTTACTCCAGCGACCCTCCTCACCCAAAAGGTGAGTATTCCTTCTGCCCCAGTCGGTGATTGGATCAAAGACCTTCACAAGTCCCAGTGGCGTCAAGTCCAACATCTTGCCCAAACTTTCTGGAGTAGATGGAAGAAACAATACCTTGCATCACTTCAACCACGGAGAAAGTGGATGGCCTCCACCCCAGACCTTCAGCTTGGGAGTATTGTCCTTCTCAAAGACAACCAGCTTGCAAGAAACGAGTGGCCTCTGGGCTTGATTACTCAAGTCTTTCCAAGCAAAGACGGTAAGGTGCGGCAAGTGGAGATCAAGGTCTACAGGAAAGATGGGACTAAACTCTTCCTGCGTCCCATTTCAGAGACAGTCCTCCTTCTTGCTCCTGATTAG